The Sulfitobacter indolifex genome contains the following window.
ATCATTCATCGAAATACTGGACGAATGCTCCGCGTCGCAGCGAAAATTAGAAATGAATTTGCGCACACATTTCAGGCTACCTTCGACGACAGCCCAGTTAAGGAGCTTAGTATTTCGCTCCTGTCCGATTTCAACGTGGAGAATAAGCCAAGCGACGCGAGAACTTGCTTTTCAGTTGCCATGCTTATGCTCGACAAGCACCTTTGGCCGCGGCCGATGGAAGTTGCTATATATCGAGAAAAGTTGCCGGATGGTATTCCGACATTTATCTCAGCACCTGACGATGCCTGAACCGAAACCGGGAGCATTAACTTGACCGAAACAACCCTCCTCGCCGCCTATGGCCTTCTGGTCATGCTGACGATCCTGCTGCAAGTGCTGGGCGCGACCCGGCAGTTGTCGATGGGCTATCTCATGTCCTCTCGCGATGAGACCCGCACCACTACCGGTATGACCGCCCGTCTGGGCCGCGCAGTTGATAACTCCGTCGTGGCCATGGCGCTTTTCGCGCCTGCCGTGTTGCTGGTCGAGATGCTGGGCCGCAACAACAACGCCACGCTGCTGGCCGCCCAAGTCTTCCTGCTGGCGCGGATCATCTATGTGATCGTCTACGCACTCGGCGTGCCGACAATCCGCACGCTGGCATGGCTCGCAGGCTACGCCGCCACCGCGGTCCTTTATTTCCACGCGCTCTGAAAGGGCATTCAAATGCAGATGATCTGCCACTTCGACGTTACCGACTTCGCCGCTTGGAAAAGCGCCTTCGACGCTGACGCCGAAGCGCGCCGCACTGCCGGGCTGTCGGTACTGCAAATCTGGAAACACGCCGATAGCAGCGCCAAAGCAACTGTCCTGCTTAATGTCAACGATCGCAAAAGAGCCGAGGAATGGATCACCCGCTCCGACGCCCTCAGCAGCGATGACAACGGCACCGTGACCAACGCGACAGCCGTCTTTGTGAAATCCGCATGACCACCGAACTGACCGTCCTGACCCTTGCAGCCCTGCTGCAAGGAGTGCAATTCGTGGTCTACGCCGTGCCCGCCAACCGTGAGCTTGGCCCCGGTTATACCATGTCTGCCCGCGACCGTGATCCGTCGCGCGCACTGTCGGACCGCACTGCCCGACTGGGCCGCGCGCTTGATAACCACTTCGAAGGGCTGATCCTTTTCGGCATCGCCGTGGGCGTGGTGCAGATGTCAGCCCAGAACACCGCTTTCACCGCGGCCTGCGCGTGGGTCTATCTCATCGCCCGCGTGCTTTACGCCCCCGCCTATGCCATGGGCCTGCGCCCACACCGCTCACTCATCTGGGTAATCGGCTTTGCCGCGACCATGCTGATGCTGCTGGCGGCTCTCGTTTAACCCTTCCCCCCAACACCCGCAGGCAGCGGCGCTTGCACCTGAAACCCGCGCCCCCTACCTTGCCTGCAACACCCGACTGCTAAGGAGACCCCCCATGTCGAGCTATGATGTCATCGTGATCGGCTCCGGCCCCGGCGGCTATGTTGCCGCCATCCGTTGCGCGCAACTGGGCCTGAAAACCGCCTGTGTGGAGGGCCGTGAGACCCTCGGCGGCACCTGCCTCAACGTCGGTTGCATCCCGTCCAAAGCGCTGTTGCACGCCACGCATATGCTGCACGAGGCCGAGCATAACTTTGGTGAGATGGGTCTGAAGGGCGACGCGCCTTCCGTCGACTGGAAGCAGATGCTGACCTACAAAGACAAGACCATCGAGACCAATACCAAAGGCATCGAATTCCTGTTCAAAAAGAACAAGATCGACTGGCTCAAGGGCTGGGGATCAGTACCAGAGGCCGGCAAGGTCAAGGTCGGCGACGAGGTCCATGAGGCCAAGAATATCATCATCGCCTCCGGCTCGGAGCCCGCAGGCCTGCCCGGTGTCGAAGTCGACGAAAAGGTCGTCGTCACCTCCACCGGCGCGCTGGAACTGGGCAAGATCCCCAAAAAGATGGTCGTGATCGGCGCGGGCGTCATTGGGCTGGAACTGGGCAGCGTCTACGCGCGTCTGGGGACCGAGATCACCGTGGTTGAATACCTCGACGCGATCACGCCGGGCATGGACCCTGAGGTGCAGAAAACCTTCCAGCGGATGCTGAAAAAGCAGGGGCTGAACTTCGTCATGGGCGCCGCCGTGCAGAAGACCGAAGTGGCCAAGGGCAAGGCCACGGTCAGCTACAAATTGCGCAAAGACGACAGCGAGCACCAGATCGAAGCCGACACCGTGTTGGTCGCCACAGGCCGCAAGCCGGTCATCAAAGGCATGGGGCTGGATGATCTCGGCGTCAAAATGACCGAGCGCGGTCAGATCGCCGTGAACGAGCATTGGGAAACGTCCGTTAAGGGCGTCTATGCCATCGGTGACGTGATCGAAGGCCCGATGCTGGCGCACAAAGCCGAAGACGAGGGTATGGCCGCCGCAGAGGTCATCGCCGGCAAACACGGCCATGTGAACTACGGCGTCATCCCCGGCGTGATCTACACCTACCCCGAGGTCGCAAGCGTCGGCGAAACCGAGGCAACCCTCAAGGATGCGGGCCGGGAGTACAAGGTCGGCAAGTTCTCCTTCATGGGCAACGCACGGGCCAAGGCGGTCTTTGCCGGAGACGGTTTCGTCAAGCTGATCGCCGACAAGGAAACTGACCGCATCCTCGGCTGCCACATCATCGGCCCCGGCGCAGGTGACCTGATCCATGAGGTCTGCGTGGCGATGGAGTTCGGCGCCTCGGCGCAGGACTTGGCGATGACCTGCCACGCGCACCCGACCTATTCCGAAGCCGTGCGCGAAGCCGCGCTGGCCTGCGGCGATGGGGCGATCCACATGTAAGCGATGCGGGGCGGGCCAATGGTCCGCCCCTTTTCTGTATAAGCTATGGGCTCTTCAGCGCGGGCTCAGTTAATCAGCGCCTTGACCAACAGCGTGGTCGCCGCGGCCAAGTAAATGCTGTTATCATTCACAACGTATACTTCGTTACGTCCGGGCTGCGGAAGGCCGCGGGCGCGCCAGTTTTTCACGACAACCACCTCTTGTTTGCGAAAGCGGTGCCCGACGGCTTTGTGGTGGTGATGCTGCTTCTTAACCTTTACTTTGGCGTGGTGATTGCGTTCCGCATGTCTTTCGACCGCTTTGCCGGCCATCGCTGTGACCGGCGCCACAGTCACTACTGCGGTAGCCAAGACAAGAACAGTTGCGCATCGTTTCACGAGAGTTTGCATTGGGTCCATCCCTTTGGTTCAGTCCAATTTGAACGGTTTGGGTGTGGATTTCCGTCGCTAAAACTTTGACAACCTCGCCATTGCGGTCGGCGTTGCGCCCGAGCGCAACACACGCCGCGATCACCGGGGGATCATACAGACCAACTATGGTTTCAGAGAGATTGAACGTTTGAGGGCGACCAGTACATCGCCCCCAAACAGCAGGTCTTAGGCTTTCTTGGCGGTCTCAGCCGGGATAGCCCGCTGAAAAGTAATGCCATAATTCTTTTGAATGCTGCTCTTCTCGAGCGCTTCCAATTCACCCTTTAAGAACGGCTAAGCCCTTCAGCGGGCCGCCACCCAGCTTCATGCAGCAACGCATTTGAACGGCTCTCTACCTCGTCCTCCAAGCGCGCCATGAAAGCACGCTTGTCCAGCCCCGGCTCAATCGGTTCAAGAAACTCGACGACCGCCAAACCCGGCTTGCGGTACAGCCCCCGGCGCGGCCAAAAGTGGCCCGCGTTGGTCGCCACCGGCACGCAGACCTGCCCCATTTGGTCATACAGCACCGCTGTACCGACCTTGTAGGGCGCACTGATCCCCGGTGCGACGCGCGTACCTTGGGAATAGATTACCAATTGCCCCGGCTCGACCCGACCGGCGTTAACGTCAGCCATCATCTGGGTAATCGCCTGCCCGCGCTTGCCGCGGTTCACGGCAATCATACCCATCCGTTTGGCATATTGCCCGATCACCGGGGTCCAAAGCACTTCGCGTTTCATGATGAACTTCGCTCGCGGCAAGGCATGAAAGATCATCAGGATGTCCAGAAACGATTGGTGTTTGGCCGCCACCAGAACCTCGCCATCAGGCACCGTGCCACGCACTTCGCAGCGCAACCCGATCAGCCAGCGCGCCGACCACATGGCCCAAGCGGCATAGGCCTTGCAGGCCCGATACGCCCCACGTTTAGAGAACATCGCCCATGGTGCGAAGGCCAACCCGATCACCGGCATGGCCACGGTAACTTGCACGATATAGAGGATCGAGCGGATCCACTGCAGCAGCTTCATGTCAGTTCCCTCAATGTGCGCCGCGCGGCAGCTCCGGTCGCGGCAAAGGCCACTGCGCCAACCAGCAGCGGCACCAGAAGCGGCACCACCCAATGCCAGCCGCGAAAGCCCAAACCGGTCAGGAAACCGCCCGCCTCGCCTGCGTCGGGCAACAGGATGACCGCCACCATGCCCAGAACCGTGCCCGCCGCCGCACCCAAAAGCGCGCGCAGGGTGAAACGGCGAATGAAGGCGCGAGCGATATAGTCATCAGTCGCCCCCACCAGGCGCAGCACCGCGATCACCTGCGCATTTGCCGCCAGCGCGGCCTGTGCAGCCAAGGTGACCATCGCCGCCACCGCCGCCCCGATCAGCAGGGTCGAGATCCACCCCAACAGCCGCAACCGACTTGCAGCCGCCACCAGCGGCGCGCGCCAGCGGCTGTGATCGTCGAGCACGGCTCCCGGCACTTCAGCGGACAGACGCAGGCGCAGGCCAACCGGGTCCAGCCCCTCGCCTTCCTCAACCACTTCGATCAAACGCGGCACCGGCAGGTTTTCCATCGCCAATTCGGGGCCAAACCACGGGGCGAGCAGTTCTTCCTGCTCTGCATCCGTCAATGCGCGGGCCGAAGCGACGCCTTTGGTCGTCTGCAAAAGTTTCAACGCCGCCTCAGTCTGTGCCGCGCGTTGATCCAGCGGGGCCACGATACGCACTGTGGCCGACTGCGCCAGCTCCTGCCCCCAAACCTGCGCCAATCGGCCCGAGGCGAGCGACAATGCCAAAGCAAAGACTGCCAAAAACGCCATGGCGCCCGCAGCAAACAGGGTCAGCTGCGCGGTGAACCCCGAGGGCGGCACCACACGGTCCGCTTGCCTGTCGCCTTTGAAAATCGCGCGCAGGGCGCCCATGTCGAACCGCTTCACAAATCCGCCCCCGCCAATTGAATGCGCCGATTGGCGATGCGCAGCACGCGCGCTTGCACATGCGCCTTGGTGGCACGGATCAAGCTCAGGTCATGGGTGGCGATCAACACGGTCTTGCCCATCCGGTTCAACTCGATCAGCAGGCGCAGCAGACGTTGGGACATCTCCCAATCAATGTTGCCGGTCGGTTCATCCGCCAAAATCACGTCTGGCGACATAATCACTGCGCGCGCCAAGGCCGCACGCTGCCGTTCCCCGCCAGAAAGCTCGGGCGGCAGGGCATCGGCGCGGTGGGTCAGCCCGACCCAAGACATCAACTCTTCCAAATCCGTGCCGCCGGCCTCGGCCTGTCGGCCTGAGACGTTCAGTGGCAGCGCGATATTCTCGGTTAACGGCAGATGGTCGAGGAATTTTACATCCTGATGCACCACACCAACGCGGCGGCGCATGAGCGCAATGTCATCCCGCCCCAGCCCGCGCACATCGGCCCCGAACATCCGCAGGTGCCCCGCCGTGGGCAGCAGAGCGCCGTAGCAGAGCTTCATCAATGTGGTCTTGCCCGTGCCCGATGGGCCGGTGAGGAAATGAAACGATCCGGGGGCAAGTTTCAGCGTGATGTCGGACAGCAGTTCGCCCCCGCCATAGCTGTAGGCCACATTTTCGAGCTCTATCACGCATCCACCTTAAAACACTTCGACCTGTTGTGCCTCAGCACCGGAAAGGATTCAATCACCCAGAACCCTAGCACCCTGTCCAGATATCACTTTTCCTACGTAATTCTAGGACATATGCTGTCCGTTACGATCCGAGAGCACCGAACGAACCCAGGAATGACCATGCGGCTGATCTGCCCAAACTGCGACGCGCAATACGAAGTCCCCGACGAAGTGATGCCGGTAGCGGGGCGTGACGTGCAATGTTCCAACTGCGGGCAGACGTGGTTTCAGTATCATCCCGACAATGCGCCAGAAGAAGATTATCCAGAGGATGACAGTCCAGAGCGCGCTCATTCGGGCGGCAACGGCACAGGTTACGACGACCCGGATTACGATGACCCGGATTACGACGATGACGTGATGCACATGAAGCAACGCGCAACCGACGACGCGGGTCACGAAGAAAAAGCAGCCAATAGCTTGCCTGATCTCCAGCCGTTCGGGGATGAGGATTACGAAAACGATAGCCTCGAAGATGACGGGTCTTTTGAAGATGACGCGGACTTCGACGATGGCTATGATTTCGAGCCGGAGGAGGAGGCGCAGCGCCCGACAGCCGCGCCCACCGCCACCGCACCCGTGAGACGCCCGCTGGATCCGGCCATCGCCGAAATCCTGCGTCAGGAGGCGGCAGCAGAGCAAGATGCCCGCCGCAAGCGTCAGTCGGACCCACTGGAAACCCAGCCGGATCTGGGCCTTGATGACGCCCCGCGCTCTGAACCCCAAAAAGACCCCCGGCCCGACATTGCCGAAGCGGACCATGTGCCCGCGGATGAGGATGCCCGCCGCGCCCATGATGCCCGACTGCGCATGGCCAAGATGCGGGGGGAGCCGATCCCAGAGAGCGAAGCCTACGGCAGCGCCTCGCGCCGGGACCTGCTGCCCGATATCGAAGAGATCAACTCGACCCTGCGCCATGATCGCAACCAAGGCCAGCATGCGGGGCCAACACCGACGGCCGCGCTTGACAGCCCCGAGAGCAAGCGCAAGTCGGGAGGATTCACGCGTGGTTTCGTCTTGATGATCGCCTTGGCGGCCATCTTGGCGGCGGTCTATGTCTATGCGCCGCAGATTGCGCAATCAATGCCGCAGGCCGATCCCTACCTGTCGTCCTATGTGGCATGGATGGACGACGCGCGGATTTGGTTGGACGGGCAGTTGCAGGACCTGCTTGTCTGGCTTGACACCGTGGCGACCCAATCGCAGGGCTAACCCCGCCTAGAACCGATCCAACAGTCTATTGAGATAATCCCGCTCAACCTCTGGCCGCTCCGTCTCGCCCGAGCGGCGGCGGATTTCGTCCAGCAGGCGCCGCGCGCGGCCCTGATCGTCTGGACCCTGAGCCAGCGGCGCGTCCGAGCTATTGGCCCCATTGCCCCCCTGCTCGCGCCCCAGCGGATCGCGCGCCTCGGCCCGGCGGTCGCCCTCGGCAGTGCCTTGGCCGGGCTGGCCCTCGGCCTGCTCTTGCTCCATCGCATCGCCAAGCGACCGCATCCCCTCGCGCAGCGCTTCCATGGCCTGTGCTTGATTGTCGATCGCCTCGGCCAACTCATCGCGGCGCAGCGCGTCGCTGGCGCGGTCCATCGCCTCTCCCGCACCCTCTAGCGCCTCGCGCGCGGCATCGCCCTCAGGCGTGCCTTGCCCCGGCAGACGGCCTTCCTGACGGCGCAGCTCGTCGCGCAGCGCTTGCTGACGCCCGGCCAGCCCCTCTTCGGCGCCCTCTTCGCCGGATTGGCCGCCCTGCCCTTGCTGACCCTCATGGCTCTGACCGCGCCCCTGACCGCCATTGCGGCCCTCGTTGCCGTCACTCTCACCCGCGTCGGTGCCGGGATTGAACTGTTCTTGCAGGTCGCGGAAAGCCTGATCGCTCAGCCCCTGCTGCTCTCGCAGCGTCTCCGAGAGACCCTCCATCGCCTGTTCGCCCGGTGAATTGCCACCCTCGCCCGGCTGGCCTTGGGTGACGCGCATGTTCTCCATTAGCTCTTGCAACTGACGCAGCGCCTCAGCGGCCTCTGCCATGCGGCCCTGTTCCATCAACTCCTGAATGCGGTCCATCATGCGTTGCAGATCGTCTTGGGTCATCTGCATGGATTCGCCTTGGGGCTGCTGTCCCTCGCCTTCGCCCTCCTGCGCTTGCTGGCGTTGGAGTTGTTCAAGGTAGTCTTCGGTGGCGCGGCGCAACTCGTCCATCAACTCAGCAATCTCGGCCTGTGAGGCACCGTTCTTCATCGCCTCGTTCAGCCGATCCTGCGCGCGGCGCATCCGCGCCAGCGCATCGGCCAGCACGCCTTCCTCCAGTTCAATCGCGAGCGCCCACATGTCTTCGGCCATCTCGGCCTGCACCTCTTCGTCCAACCCGAAGCGCGCACGGATTTCCAAACGGCGGATCAATTGCTTGAGCCGCAGAACCGTAACATCCGAGCGCAGTTCCTCCCCCGGTTCATAGACCACTGCCCGCAGCACCTGCGCGATGCGCGGCGCATTGGCGCGTGACCACAAAAGATCGCGACGCATCTCGATCACAGCCGCTGCCGCCGGATCAAAGAAACGCCGTCCGGGTAAGGTCAATTGGCTCGCCTCGGTCGCGGCTTGTTGCTCGGCGGCGTCGAGCACGGAAAGCTCAAGGGACACCGGCAGATTGGCCCATGGGTGTTTCGAGAAATTCTCAATCAGGTTCTCTTCGAACTGCCGCCGATCGCCCGTGATCGGCATGGGCAGCGGCACAACAATCTCGGGCCGCGCGTCAGGGTCGATGGTCAGCCCATAGCGACGGTCGACGGAGGCCAGATCAAGGCTGATCCGTGCCTCACCCGCTTCGACGCCATAGTCATCCCGCGCAACGAAGGGCAGGCTCATCTCGCCCAAGGCCGTAACCTCGGGCGGGCCTTGTCGCTCAATTTGCGGGGCGGCGTCGGGCAGCATCGTGATCTGCCATGCTCGCGCGCCCGGGCCCTCGATGCTGATCTCGCCGCTTTGGCGCAGGGTGAAATCCTGCGCGGGCTCTGAGGTCGCGCCCCCCGCGCGGCCCGATACGGTTTCTTCTACCGTCAACGCACCCAACTCTCCGTAAAGCCGCAGGGTGATCAACGTGCCCGCAGGCAGAGACAGCGCCCCGGCCTCAAGGTCATTCAGATAAAGCGTTGGTTTCCCAGTATGGCGCGGCGGCTCGGCCCACCCCTCCCAGACCGGGCCAGAGGCCAGCGTGCCGCCCGCCCCGCCGGGGGTCAGCTGCGTCACCTCACCCAACCGCCAGACCGAGCCGAAGACCAGTGCAACGACGAAAGCCAGCAGCGCCACATAGCGCAGCGCATAGGGATCGGCCCGCGAGACGCGCAGATCGCCCTTCACCGGCTTGGCCGCTGCCGCCCGCGCGGCCATACGTTTCTGATGCGCCTGCCAGACCGCTGCCGAGGCCGCATCGCCCGCGCCAATCGCTTGATCGTCCAGAAGCGCCCGAATGGGCCGCCCCGGCAGGCTGGCATCGAGCCGCGCTAGGGCCGCCGCCTGCGAGGGAATACGAAAGCGCCGCAGCGCGAAAATCAATGTGCCGAGAAAAAGAAGACCAACAGCGACCAGCACTCCCCAAAGCAGATCACCGCCCAGACTGTCCTGCGCCCCCATCATCAGCAGCGCCAGCACCGCCAGCAGCAGCGTCAGCATCGGCCAAAGCGCCTGTACCAGCGCTTCAGCCAGCATCCCCCCCCAGGTCAGCCGCAAGGGCCAGCGCAGCGCGCGCAGCCCGTCTGTCCTGTCAGTGGATGCTTTCATGCGTCACGCTCCCGCGCTCTGGCGGCGGGGTGCCGTCAGAGCCATTCAGGGATGGTATCGCGGTTTATCATTTCGTCAAAGCTTGGCCGTGGGCGGATAACCGCGAATTGATCGCCATTGACCAAAACCTCAGGGATCAGCGGGCGCGAATTATACTCGCTGCTCATCACCGCGCCGTAGGCTCCGGCAGAGCGGAAAGCCACCAGATCACCCGAGCCCAGCACCGGCATCATCCGCTGCTTGGCAAAAGTATCACCGGATTCACAGACCGGGCCGACGATATCCACCGGGCGCGGCTCTGCCCCCGGTGCGGGTTCATTGAGCGGCACGATGTCATGCCAAGCGTCATACATCGCCGGGCGGATCAGGTCGTTCAT
Protein-coding sequences here:
- a CDS encoding MAPEG family protein, whose amino-acid sequence is MTETTLLAAYGLLVMLTILLQVLGATRQLSMGYLMSSRDETRTTTGMTARLGRAVDNSVVAMALFAPAVLLVEMLGRNNNATLLAAQVFLLARIIYVIVYALGVPTIRTLAWLAGYAATAVLYFHAL
- a CDS encoding MAPEG family protein, translating into MTTELTVLTLAALLQGVQFVVYAVPANRELGPGYTMSARDRDPSRALSDRTARLGRALDNHFEGLILFGIAVGVVQMSAQNTAFTAACAWVYLIARVLYAPAYAMGLRPHRSLIWVIGFAATMLMLLAALV
- the lpdA gene encoding dihydrolipoyl dehydrogenase → MSSYDVIVIGSGPGGYVAAIRCAQLGLKTACVEGRETLGGTCLNVGCIPSKALLHATHMLHEAEHNFGEMGLKGDAPSVDWKQMLTYKDKTIETNTKGIEFLFKKNKIDWLKGWGSVPEAGKVKVGDEVHEAKNIIIASGSEPAGLPGVEVDEKVVVTSTGALELGKIPKKMVVIGAGVIGLELGSVYARLGTEITVVEYLDAITPGMDPEVQKTFQRMLKKQGLNFVMGAAVQKTEVAKGKATVSYKLRKDDSEHQIEADTVLVATGRKPVIKGMGLDDLGVKMTERGQIAVNEHWETSVKGVYAIGDVIEGPMLAHKAEDEGMAAAEVIAGKHGHVNYGVIPGVIYTYPEVASVGETEATLKDAGREYKVGKFSFMGNARAKAVFAGDGFVKLIADKETDRILGCHIIGPGAGDLIHEVCVAMEFGASAQDLAMTCHAHPTYSEAVREAALACGDGAIHM
- a CDS encoding RcnB family protein; this encodes MQTLVKRCATVLVLATAVVTVAPVTAMAGKAVERHAERNHHAKVKVKKQHHHHKAVGHRFRKQEVVVVKNWRARGLPQPGRNEVYVVNDNSIYLAAATTLLVKALIN
- a CDS encoding lysophospholipid acyltransferase family protein gives rise to the protein MKLLQWIRSILYIVQVTVAMPVIGLAFAPWAMFSKRGAYRACKAYAAWAMWSARWLIGLRCEVRGTVPDGEVLVAAKHQSFLDILMIFHALPRAKFIMKREVLWTPVIGQYAKRMGMIAVNRGKRGQAITQMMADVNAGRVEPGQLVIYSQGTRVAPGISAPYKVGTAVLYDQMGQVCVPVATNAGHFWPRRGLYRKPGLAVVEFLEPIEPGLDKRAFMARLEDEVESRSNALLHEAGWRPAEGLSRS
- a CDS encoding cell division protein FtsX — protein: MGALRAIFKGDRQADRVVPPSGFTAQLTLFAAGAMAFLAVFALALSLASGRLAQVWGQELAQSATVRIVAPLDQRAAQTEAALKLLQTTKGVASARALTDAEQEELLAPWFGPELAMENLPVPRLIEVVEEGEGLDPVGLRLRLSAEVPGAVLDDHSRWRAPLVAAASRLRLLGWISTLLIGAAVAAMVTLAAQAALAANAQVIAVLRLVGATDDYIARAFIRRFTLRALLGAAAGTVLGMVAVILLPDAGEAGGFLTGLGFRGWHWVVPLLVPLLVGAVAFAATGAAARRTLRELT
- a CDS encoding cell division ATP-binding protein FtsE, producing the protein MIELENVAYSYGGGELLSDITLKLAPGSFHFLTGPSGTGKTTLMKLCYGALLPTAGHLRMFGADVRGLGRDDIALMRRRVGVVHQDVKFLDHLPLTENIALPLNVSGRQAEAGGTDLEELMSWVGLTHRADALPPELSGGERQRAALARAVIMSPDVILADEPTGNIDWEMSQRLLRLLIELNRMGKTVLIATHDLSLIRATKAHVQARVLRIANRRIQLAGADL
- a CDS encoding zinc-ribbon domain-containing protein encodes the protein MRLICPNCDAQYEVPDEVMPVAGRDVQCSNCGQTWFQYHPDNAPEEDYPEDDSPERAHSGGNGTGYDDPDYDDPDYDDDVMHMKQRATDDAGHEEKAANSLPDLQPFGDEDYENDSLEDDGSFEDDADFDDGYDFEPEEEAQRPTAAPTATAPVRRPLDPAIAEILRQEAAAEQDARRKRQSDPLETQPDLGLDDAPRSEPQKDPRPDIAEADHVPADEDARRAHDARLRMAKMRGEPIPESEAYGSASRRDLLPDIEEINSTLRHDRNQGQHAGPTPTAALDSPESKRKSGGFTRGFVLMIALAAILAAVYVYAPQIAQSMPQADPYLSSYVAWMDDARIWLDGQLQDLLVWLDTVATQSQG
- a CDS encoding DUF4175 domain-containing protein → MKASTDRTDGLRALRWPLRLTWGGMLAEALVQALWPMLTLLLAVLALLMMGAQDSLGGDLLWGVLVAVGLLFLGTLIFALRRFRIPSQAAALARLDASLPGRPIRALLDDQAIGAGDAASAAVWQAHQKRMAARAAAAKPVKGDLRVSRADPYALRYVALLAFVVALVFGSVWRLGEVTQLTPGGAGGTLASGPVWEGWAEPPRHTGKPTLYLNDLEAGALSLPAGTLITLRLYGELGALTVEETVSGRAGGATSEPAQDFTLRQSGEISIEGPGARAWQITMLPDAAPQIERQGPPEVTALGEMSLPFVARDDYGVEAGEARISLDLASVDRRYGLTIDPDARPEIVVPLPMPITGDRRQFEENLIENFSKHPWANLPVSLELSVLDAAEQQAATEASQLTLPGRRFFDPAAAAVIEMRRDLLWSRANAPRIAQVLRAVVYEPGEELRSDVTVLRLKQLIRRLEIRARFGLDEEVQAEMAEDMWALAIELEEGVLADALARMRRAQDRLNEAMKNGASQAEIAELMDELRRATEDYLEQLQRQQAQEGEGEGQQPQGESMQMTQDDLQRMMDRIQELMEQGRMAEAAEALRQLQELMENMRVTQGQPGEGGNSPGEQAMEGLSETLREQQGLSDQAFRDLQEQFNPGTDAGESDGNEGRNGGQGRGQSHEGQQGQGGQSGEEGAEEGLAGRQQALRDELRRQEGRLPGQGTPEGDAAREALEGAGEAMDRASDALRRDELAEAIDNQAQAMEALREGMRSLGDAMEQEQAEGQPGQGTAEGDRRAEARDPLGREQGGNGANSSDAPLAQGPDDQGRARRLLDEIRRRSGETERPEVERDYLNRLLDRF